TAATTCGGCCATGCTTTCGGAAGATTGATAGATTTTGATGATGGAAACAGCTACCGCGGCGCCTAACAATTCAAAGACAATAGAAACCGTGGTTGAAGTGGGTAATCCAAAGGTATTGAACAAATCAAGAAGAATAATATCGGTAACCATCACAGCAAGGAAAATGACCATGATTTCGGAAAATGCAAATTCGCCTGGATGGAAAATGCCACTGCGCGCTACCTCCATCAGACCGCTCGAAAATGTTGCCCCAATAGCGACACCAAGGCTGGCGACAATCATAATAACATGCATCGGGGCTACTTTTGATCCAACCGCCGAGTTTAAAAAATTTACGGCATCATTGCTTACACCAACCACAAGGTCTGAAATTGCAAATGCTACAAGTACGATTACAATAATAAGATAAATATCCATTTTTTTACTATTTAAATTGTGTCTGTTTAATTAGCCGAATAGATTGAATAATTGACATTATAAACATGATCGCCGATTTTTTCGAGTAACCCGAGCATATCATTATAAAAGACTCCTGTCTGATAAGGGTATTCATTGTTTTTCAAGCCTTCGAGGTAAGCCTTCTTAAGTTGATTTCTCATTTCATTAATTTCTGATTCCATGATTTCAAATTTTTCAACATCCACTTTACCAAATTCAGCATTTAAATTCTGGATCATCAATTTAAGCGACGACTCGATCAGGTTCATCAATTTATCAAGGTTACTGCGAAGCCCGGGTGTAAACCACGCTGCTGCTTCATTTTTCCGGGATATGGTTAAAGACATCTGAAAGCACATGTCAGAAATGCTTTCGAGGTTATCAATAACCTTTAGCATAGAGCGAAGCCGTCGTGATCCTTTTTCGCTGAGGTTGTTTTGAAACATTCTGGTGATGAATCCAGCAATATGCAATTCCAGTTTATCAATTCCATCCTCATAATTTTGAATTGCTTTAAGTTTTTTACTGAATTTCCGTTCATTTTTTTCAACCAACAGTTCGGGTATCAGGTTGAAAATGCGTAGTGTATGAGACCCCATTAGGGCAATTTCCATCTTAACCTGAACTACAGAAAGTTCGGAAACTGAGATGATCCCAGAATCGATATACTTCAGCTCAAAATCCTCTTTGTTGCCATTAGGTAAAAGCTTGTTGCAAAAATTGTCAAATTGATTGAAAAAAGTAACTAAAAGCAAGGTGTTCAAAACGTTAAAAGAAGTGTGAAAAAGTGCAATCCCTACCGGAATGATCGCTTCAGATGGCCGATCGGTTGCAATTTGTAAAAACTTAATAGACTCATGTATTGCAGAAACCAGGAAACTAAATAAAATGAATGCCCAGATCACACCAATAACATTGAAAATCAGGTGAGCCAAAGCCGTTCTTTTTGCGGCACGATTAGCTACCATAGAGGCAATGACTGCCGTGAAAGTAGTTCCGATGTTTTCACCCAAAACCATGGCAAGAGCATCATCGAGAGAGAGCCAGCCCTGGGCAGCAAGCACCATAGTAAGTGCAATAGTGGCACTGGAAGACTGAAACATGATGGTGATGATTGTTCCAACTCCAATGAAAACCAGAGTATTGATAAATCGTGAAGCACTTAATGCATGAAGTACCTGAAACATCTTTGTTGTTTCATCAATCTGTGGAATGTGCTGCTTGAAAAGAAAAATTCCAATAAATAGAATTGCAAATCCCATGATGAACTCAGCCCGGAACCGATTCAGGTTTTTGGCCGATAGAAGAAGAGGTATTGAAAGGCCGATGAGCGGGAGTACAATCATGTAAAAGTCAAAACCACTGTTAATGCCTGCCAGACTCACGATCCAGGCAGTAACGGTTGTACCGATATTTGCTCCGAAGACTACGCCAAGTGATGATTTAAAGGAAATTAATCCGGCATTGACAAAACTAATCAGCATTACCGTAGTAGCTGAAGACGATTGAATAGTACCGGTGAGTAATGCACCGGCCAGAATACCTTTCCATGGGTTTGAAATTTTTCGGCTGAGCCAGTTACGAATCGTTGAACCGGCAAACTTTTGCAACGATTCGCTCATAACCTTCATTCCATATAGGAACAAGCCTATAGCACCAATTAATGTAAGTATCTGTATTACTGCCTGAAATATCGCTGTCATTCAGTTAACGGGCGTTTTTTTTCTGTTCAAAAAGTGGTGCAAAATACCAATTTTTTCAGGGATTGACTCATCTTGCTGAAAAAAAATTAATGATTTATTAATATCAGATGCTCCGGGATGGATTGATGAACCTATCCGCGCCAAATCAGGAAACCGAAATAGCTAAAATAGATCAGCATCATTATAAACCCTTCCAACCTGTTGATCTGTCTTCCTTTGCCAACAATTACAAAGAAAAAAACGGCCAGGTTGGCCAATGCCATCAATGTAACATCCAAATTGAGTAGTGATGAATAGTGCAGTGGTGTGATCACTGAGCTAACGCCCAGCACAAGAAAAACGTTTACTATGTTGGAACCTAAAGCATTACCGAGAGCAATCCCGGAGTTTTTTTTAAAAGCAGCAAGAATGGAGGTTACCAATTCGGGCAAAGAGGTAATTACGGCAACAATAGCAATCCCAACAATGGCCTGGCTCAGACCGAATTGAACCATCAGGTGATTTACACCCCCCATAACCCATTCGCCACCAAAATACAATCCGGCTATTCCTGCAATTACGTAAAGTAGGGAACGCTTCAATGTAAATTCTTTTACCTCCTCAACATCGCTCTCTGTTTCGGTTCTTGCATAATACATCGAAAACACAAGAAACCCGATGAACAGTGCAAGAAAAAAGATACCTTCCCAACGACTGATGATAGCAAAAGGAGCATCAGAAGAGAAGTTGATCCAGGCAAAAAAAGCGAGAAGCAGCGCCGCCAGCAGGCTTATCGGTAAAAAAGTGTACACTGTGCGGCGGCTGGGAACTATCGGAAAGATAAGCGCGGCAGCACCTATCACCAGGAGTGTGTTCATCGTGTTGCTTCCGACCACATTAGCTATGGCAAGGTCTGTTTTCTTACTGATACTGGCAAATATGTTAATAATCAGTTCAGGTAAAGATGTCCCTGCCGCCACGATTGTGAATCCAATGATGATTGACGACATGTTCAGTTTTCTACCGAGCGAGGAAGCTCCTTCGACAAGGTAGTTGGCGCCTAAGATCAATATAACAAATCCGGCGGCAAATGTGATGTAATGGACTATCATTGTTTGGATCAAATCAATTTCGTTCACCAAAAATCAAACTTCCTACACGAATGAGGGTGCTGCCTTCTTCGATAGCAACCTGGTAGTCGCCCGACATGCCCATCGAAATTTCACTGAATGTGGGATCGGTGGCGAAATAGTTACTTTTTAATTTCTGAAATATCCTGTTGAGGTTTTTAAATTCGCGTCGCACTTGTTCTATCTCTTCGGTAAAAGTGGCCATTCCCATCACACCCTGAAGTTGAATATTTTTCATGGATTTGTATTCCTGGCCATTGAGCATTTGTTCAGCCTCTGCCAAATCGAGTCCGAACTTTGTCTCTTCTTCGGCAATATGAAATTGCAGCAGGCACGGAATAACTCTCCCGATGATTTCAGCCTGCCTGTTGATCTCCCGGAGCACTTTCAGTCGATCAACAGATTCGATCATAGCAACAAAAGGGGCAATGAATTTGACTTTGTTGGTTTGTAAATGCCCGATAAAGTGCCATTGGATGTCGGCAGGCAATTCGGGCTGTTTGGCTATCATCTCCTGTACTTTGTTTTCGCCAAACAATCGTTGTCCGGCATCGTAAGCCTTCATGATTTCAGGTATGCCTTTGGTTTTGGAAACCGCAACCAATCTGACATGCAATGGGATTTCGCTCCTTATTTTAATAATGTTTTCAGTAATTTGCATTACAAAATATTTTTTACAAAGTTAGCAAGAATGGATTGAAGGTGATAGCTGCAAAAAGAAGAAACTCCCGGTGTAACCTCTATGGAATCCGGGAGCTTCTGCAAATTGTTGAAAGTTATATCCACTTCACCAGTGCAAAATCCTGCCTGTGCGGAATAAGTTTATGTTTAGGGAAAACCCTGAATCCATAATTGAATGTTCCCGCTTGTGATGCAGGGATATCCACAGTATATCTTGCCCGACTGTTGACTACCTCAAGGGGTGTCATTTCGCGGGTGAACAGAATTTTCCTCACACCACTGATATCTCTTTGAGAAAACAGGATTTCGACTCCAAGATGCTTTGGTGAAATACCATTGCTGTATAGAGTAACCTCGGCTGAAAAGGTGTCTTCAAGGTAAATTGGGCTTTCGGCGTCGGATATCATTAGTTTTTCCAGTTTGATCTCATGCCATTTTGAGCGGATCTCCTGCTTCCATTGTGCATATTCATCGGCAAGCCTGTAATTGCTTTGACGAATCATGTTGGTTCTTTCGATGAGTTTGCTGTAAAACCTGCCCTGGTAGTCCTCGAGCATTCGCTTCATTGTAAAATGAGGGGCAATGTCCGAAATTGTATTCTTGATGTACTTCACCCATTTTTCAGGGATTCCGTCAGCGTTTACATCGTAATACAGCGGTAGAATGTTTTCTTCGAACACATTATAAATGATCTCAGAGTCAAGTTCATCCTGGAACTGCTGGTTGGCGTAAGTTCTGGCTTCCTGAATGGCAAAACCGGCATTTTCTTTAAAACCTTCAGCCCACCATCCATCGAGCACCGAAAAGTTGACCACGCCATTCATCACAGCTTTTTCGCCACTTGTTCCTGAAGCTTCGAGTGGTCGGGTAGGGGTATTCAGCCAAATATCAACCCCTGGAATGAGCATGTGAGCCAGTTCCATATCGTAGTTTTCCACAAAAATCACTTTCCCGATGAAGGCTTTGGTTTTGGAAATTTCGATGATTTTTTTAATCAGTTCCTGGCCTTCGGTATCTTTGGGGTGGGCTTTTCCGGCATAAATGAATTGAATAGGTCTTCCGGAGTTGTTCACGAGTTTTTCAAGACGTTCGAGATTGGAAAAGAGCAATTTTGCCCGTTTATAGGTTGCAAATCTTCTGGCGAATCCGATGGTAAGTGCGTTTTCGTTCAGCGATTCAACAGTTTGAATGACAAGTTTCGGGTTTTCCTGCCTTTTGGTCATCTCTTCACGGAGTCGCACCTTGAGGTAAGTGATCAGGTCTTTTTTCAGTTGTTTTCGTGAATTCCAAACTACTTTGTCTTCCACCTCATGCACAACCTGCCACATATCGAAATTGGTCTGCTTTTGTTTGTAGTCTTCACCGAAAATCTTTTTGTAAAGCTGCTTCCAGGGTTTTGACGCCCAGGTTGGAAGGTGAACTCCGTTGGTAACATATCCCACGTGCAATTCGGCAGGGTAGTAACCATCGTAAAGTTTTGCAAACATTTCCTGAGAAACCCTTCCATGAATGCGGCTCACGCCATTGATTTCCTGCGAAAGCTTGGCTGCCAGCACACTCATCGAGAATTTGGTTTCCGCTCCGTTTTCAACCCATTTACCAAGATTCATAAACTCATCCCAGGTAAGGTTTAGCCGCTCGGGGTAGTGAGGGAAGTAGGTACGCAGCAAATCCTCGGTAAACACATCGTGTCCTGCAGGTACGGGGGTATGTGTTGTAAAAAGTGTTGATGAACGTACTACTTCGATGGCCTGATGAAAAGTAAGTTTTTCTTCCTGGATGAGATACCGGAGCCTCTCAAGCCCGATAAATGCTGAATGTCCCTCGTTACTGTGATATATTGTTGGCTCAATTCCTATCGCTTTGAGCACCCGGATACCTCCCACACCGAGCACCAACTCTTGTTTTAGGCGATTCTCGGAATCGCCCCCATAAAGGTGATGGGTGATCTTACGATCAGTTTCTTCGTTTTCCGAAAAATCCGTATCAAGAAGGTACAGGGGGATTCTCCCTACCCCGCAGCGCCAAACCCTTACGTAGAGCAGCCTGCCGGGTAGTCCGATCTGGATTTCGACCTGATTGCCATTTGCATCCAGTACCTTTTCGATGGGGAGTTGTGAAAACTTCTGTGCCTGATACTCGGCCACCTGGTCGCCAAAGGCAGAGATACTTTGCTGAAAATATCCATATTTGTAAATGAGGCCTATAGCGACAAGGTTTTCGTTGGAGTCGCTGGCTTCTTTCAGATAATCACCGGCCAACACTCCAAGCCCGCCGGAGTATAGTTTAAGGGACTGATGCAGTCCATATTCCATGCTGAAATAAGCAATCTGTGCTTTAGGTTTATTCTTGCTTTCAGCAATATAGTCATTGAATTTGTTGTAGGACTCAAGGTATTTTTCATGGAATACCTTATCGCTTTCCAATGCCCGCCATTGATCAATGTTCAACGAGTCGAGCAGCGCAATCGGGTTTTGTCCAACCTCTTTCCATATTTCGGGGTTAATGGTTTCAAACATATCCGTTGCTTTGAAATTCCATGACCACCAAAGATTTCTGGACAGTTTTTGCAACCCTTTGAGTTTCTCAGGTATTTTGGGTTCGATGACTACTTTTTTCCATACCGGGGCGTCCTGGTGGGGTGTCTCAGTTAGTTTTGTCTTACGTTTCAAAGGAGTCCTTACAGGGAAAGTTTCAACCCGCCCTTCAACTTTTTCAAGCGCCAGGGAATAAAGCTCAAGATAGTGTTCGTTAAAATCCTGCCAGTCGGCTTTGCTTGCAATTTCCGAAGCATTTTCTCTAAGGTCAGTTTGTTGGTCAAAAGGCATCCTGGCAAACTTTTGAATCATCCCTGAGAGTTCATCAATTACCTGTGCATCATCATTGTCAGGTCGATTGATTACCGAAACTGACGGATGGTTATCCGGGAATTGATCGAGCACCCATTTTCCAAAACCTGCCTGCATGGTAGTAATGGTAGGAACCCTGAAAGCGATGCTTTCGAGGGGTGTGTACCCCCATGGCTCATAATAAGAGGGAAAAACCGACAGATCGAAACCCGGAAGCAGGTCGTAGTAAGAAAGATCAAAAATGCCGTCATCTCCATTAAGATAAGCGGGGACAAAGACAATCTTCACCTTTGATTCAGGCGCATTAGTCAACCCAGCTTTTTTAATCTCCTTCAGAATGGCATCCTCAGCAGGGTAATAAAGATCATGTGTAAGGTATTCACCGGCTATCGGATGCTCAAAATCAGTTTTTTTCATCCGTTCGAGTAGTCCTTTACAGGCGCCTGAATGGTTAGCCGGAATTTTCACAAAAGCAATAATTTCCCTGTCGGGATTCTCCCTGGCAACCTTTCCGATCGCACTAATAAACAGGTTAATACCTTTATTTCTGAACTCGTATCTTCCACTGGTAATCGTCAGGAAGACATCTTCTGAAATCTTACAATTCAGGAGCGCTTCTACAACTTTTGCCATTCGTTTACGGGCTGTTTCCCGTTTCTTTAAAAATTTCTTCTCATCCAGAAAAAGTGATGCGGAGAGCCCGTTAGGTGTAACGAGATCAACCTTTTTTCCCAGCAATTTATCCGTCTCAACCGCTGTGATCGCGCTCACTGTTGAGAATGAATCGGCAGCAATAGCGCTCTTTTTTTCGAGAGAATACCTGGAAACAATCCCCAGTTGCCTGGCCATGTCGTCTCCGTTGTATTCATTAATTTTACCATAAAGAGGCAATCCGTTTCCTGAAATCGAACGCCCAATTGTAGTGGCATGTGTTGTAAATACGGTGGCCACCTGCGGAGCAAATTCATTCAGGTAAAGGATACCAGAGCCGGTCATCCACTCATGGAAATGAGCCACAACCTTATCGGAGTAACTAAGATAATGATTGAAAAAACTTTCTATCACTTTCCCGGTAGCGTAACCAAACATGGCCGGCTCTACATAATCCCACTGACCACTGATGGAGTCTAGCTGGTAGCGCTCCCATAGTTTTGCGAAAATTTTATCTTTTTCCGGAAAAAGGGTTGTGAAATCAACAAGAACAGCGATGGGGCTGCTCTCAATGTTCCATCGCCCAATGCGGAAAAAGAGACCTGCTTCGGCGGCCGATTCGCGCCACTCGGCAAATAGGGCTTTATCTTCAGTAAAGGTCGGATTCTTGCGGGCTTCTTTCCAAACATCGGGACCAATTGTGATGTACTGGTCACCGAATTCCTTTTTCATTATCGGGGCTTTTGTTGACAGTACGGTGTAAATACCGCCTATCATATTGCAAACTTCCCAACTCGTTTCGAACACATAGTTGGGCTTGAGTGATCTTTCTTCTGTCATTTTCGTCTGTACAATTAATTTTAAATTGAGGGGGCAA
This DNA window, taken from Bacteroidales bacterium, encodes the following:
- the glgP gene encoding alpha-glucan family phosphorylase, with amino-acid sequence MTEERSLKPNYVFETSWEVCNMIGGIYTVLSTKAPIMKKEFGDQYITIGPDVWKEARKNPTFTEDKALFAEWRESAAEAGLFFRIGRWNIESSPIAVLVDFTTLFPEKDKIFAKLWERYQLDSISGQWDYVEPAMFGYATGKVIESFFNHYLSYSDKVVAHFHEWMTGSGILYLNEFAPQVATVFTTHATTIGRSISGNGLPLYGKINEYNGDDMARQLGIVSRYSLEKKSAIAADSFSTVSAITAVETDKLLGKKVDLVTPNGLSASLFLDEKKFLKKRETARKRMAKVVEALLNCKISEDVFLTITSGRYEFRNKGINLFISAIGKVARENPDREIIAFVKIPANHSGACKGLLERMKKTDFEHPIAGEYLTHDLYYPAEDAILKEIKKAGLTNAPESKVKIVFVPAYLNGDDGIFDLSYYDLLPGFDLSVFPSYYEPWGYTPLESIAFRVPTITTMQAGFGKWVLDQFPDNHPSVSVINRPDNDDAQVIDELSGMIQKFARMPFDQQTDLRENASEIASKADWQDFNEHYLELYSLALEKVEGRVETFPVRTPLKRKTKLTETPHQDAPVWKKVVIEPKIPEKLKGLQKLSRNLWWSWNFKATDMFETINPEIWKEVGQNPIALLDSLNIDQWRALESDKVFHEKYLESYNKFNDYIAESKNKPKAQIAYFSMEYGLHQSLKLYSGGLGVLAGDYLKEASDSNENLVAIGLIYKYGYFQQSISAFGDQVAEYQAQKFSQLPIEKVLDANGNQVEIQIGLPGRLLYVRVWRCGVGRIPLYLLDTDFSENEETDRKITHHLYGGDSENRLKQELVLGVGGIRVLKAIGIEPTIYHSNEGHSAFIGLERLRYLIQEEKLTFHQAIEVVRSSTLFTTHTPVPAGHDVFTEDLLRTYFPHYPERLNLTWDEFMNLGKWVENGAETKFSMSVLAAKLSQEINGVSRIHGRVSQEMFAKLYDGYYPAELHVGYVTNGVHLPTWASKPWKQLYKKIFGEDYKQKQTNFDMWQVVHEVEDKVVWNSRKQLKKDLITYLKVRLREEMTKRQENPKLVIQTVESLNENALTIGFARRFATYKRAKLLFSNLERLEKLVNNSGRPIQFIYAGKAHPKDTEGQELIKKIIEISKTKAFIGKVIFVENYDMELAHMLIPGVDIWLNTPTRPLEASGTSGEKAVMNGVVNFSVLDGWWAEGFKENAGFAIQEARTYANQQFQDELDSEIIYNVFEENILPLYYDVNADGIPEKWVKYIKNTISDIAPHFTMKRMLEDYQGRFYSKLIERTNMIRQSNYRLADEYAQWKQEIRSKWHEIKLEKLMISDAESPIYLEDTFSAEVTLYSNGISPKHLGVEILFSQRDISGVRKILFTREMTPLEVVNSRARYTVDIPASQAGTFNYGFRVFPKHKLIPHRQDFALVKWI
- a CDS encoding calcium/sodium antiporter, producing MIVHYITFAAGFVILILGANYLVEGASSLGRKLNMSSIIIGFTIVAAGTSLPELIINIFASISKKTDLAIANVVGSNTMNTLLVIGAAALIFPIVPSRRTVYTFLPISLLAALLLAFFAWINFSSDAPFAIISRWEGIFFLALFIGFLVFSMYYARTETESDVEEVKEFTLKRSLLYVIAGIAGLYFGGEWVMGGVNHLMVQFGLSQAIVGIAIVAVITSLPELVTSILAAFKKNSGIALGNALGSNIVNVFLVLGVSSVITPLHYSSLLNLDVTLMALANLAVFFFVIVGKGRQINRLEGFIMMLIYFSYFGFLIWRG
- a CDS encoding Na/Pi cotransporter family protein, giving the protein MTAIFQAVIQILTLIGAIGLFLYGMKVMSESLQKFAGSTIRNWLSRKISNPWKGILAGALLTGTIQSSSATTVMLISFVNAGLISFKSSLGVVFGANIGTTVTAWIVSLAGINSGFDFYMIVLPLIGLSIPLLLSAKNLNRFRAEFIMGFAILFIGIFLFKQHIPQIDETTKMFQVLHALSASRFINTLVFIGVGTIITIMFQSSSATIALTMVLAAQGWLSLDDALAMVLGENIGTTFTAVIASMVANRAAKRTALAHLIFNVIGVIWAFILFSFLVSAIHESIKFLQIATDRPSEAIIPVGIALFHTSFNVLNTLLLVTFFNQFDNFCNKLLPNGNKEDFELKYIDSGIISVSELSVVQVKMEIALMGSHTLRIFNLIPELLVEKNERKFSKKLKAIQNYEDGIDKLELHIAGFITRMFQNNLSEKGSRRLRSMLKVIDNLESISDMCFQMSLTISRKNEAAAWFTPGLRSNLDKLMNLIESSLKLMIQNLNAEFGKVDVEKFEIMESEINEMRNQLKKAYLEGLKNNEYPYQTGVFYNDMLGLLEKIGDHVYNVNYSIYSAN
- a CDS encoding YggS family pyridoxal phosphate-dependent enzyme, with the translated sequence MQITENIIKIRSEIPLHVRLVAVSKTKGIPEIMKAYDAGQRLFGENKVQEMIAKQPELPADIQWHFIGHLQTNKVKFIAPFVAMIESVDRLKVLREINRQAEIIGRVIPCLLQFHIAEEETKFGLDLAEAEQMLNGQEYKSMKNIQLQGVMGMATFTEEIEQVRREFKNLNRIFQKLKSNYFATDPTFSEISMGMSGDYQVAIEEGSTLIRVGSLIFGERN